Within Novosphingobium resinovorum, the genomic segment CCTAAGGTCGATAGGAGGGGGGATTCAGAAGGCTCGCAATGATCCTTTGCGCCAAACCTCCCCGGGCCGGCCAATGTAATCATATATGGTGGTTTGTTGGATTTAACTCATCAAATATGAATTATAGACCCAGTATGAGCTTCATCTTGTCGTGAACGACCGCTCGCTCATATGATCTTGCTAGCGGGCAGGAGACGCTTACCTCGCAAAGCGCATTGCGCCATGAAGAGGACACCGTCTGTGCCAGCCCTTGAATGGTGTCGCGGGCTTCCTGCTCCCCGATTTCGAAGAACTCGCAGGCCTCCAGCGCGAGCGCCATTGAGCGATCATGCGCGCCGCCTTCCAGGATCGACATTTCCAGATGCGGGTTGCGGTCGGGTGCAGGATTGACGTCGAACACAGGCGACAAGCGCCATTGCCCGCCGCCGGCATACAGAAAGCTGTGGTTCCTCAGGTGGTCGTCCTTGTTGGATACCTCCT encodes:
- a CDS encoding HipA domain-containing protein, with translation MRFLDEAGQVIRGNAGDSVPRLVDLEAITAIARAYEQGKEVSNKDDHLRNHSFLYAGGGQWRLSPVFDVNPAPDRNPHLEMSILEGGAHDRSMALALEACEFFEIGEQEARDTIQGLAQTVSSSWRNALCEVSVSCPLARSYERAVVHDKMKLILGL